In the genome of Bacteroidota bacterium, the window TGTAGATGTTTTTTCCTATGTCGATGACGACCGTTCGGCTTATCTGAATTACCTGAGGGTAGTGAACGGGGCTATTGTCCAGGTGCACACGGTGGAGGTGAAGAAGAAACTGGATGAGGCCCCGGCAGATATCCTCGCCCATGTCATCACCGGGCTGCGTCTGCGTTTCGGCAGTGATTCCACGGAAATCATCGTGCCTTTCGATCCGGAGATGGACCTGCCCGGGGTGAGTTTCCACATCCCGCAAAGAGGGGATAAGAAGGAACTACTCGACCTTTCGCAGCGCAACGCTACCTATTACCGCCTGGAAAAGATGAAACAACTGCAACTGGTGGACCCCGAAAGGCATAGCAAGAGGGTGATGGAGCAGTTGCGTAAGGACCTCCGGATGCAGGAACAGCCGGTGCATATCGAATGTTTTGATAACTCCAACATCCAGGGTAAGCATGCGGTGGCTGCCATGGTCTGCTTTCGCAATGCAAAACCCGATAAAAAGGAATACCGGCATTTCAATATCCGCACTGTTGAGGGACCCGATGATTTTGCTTCCATGGAAGAGATCGTGTACCGTCGCTACAAACGCCTCCTGGAAGAAAATAAACCCCTGCCCCAGCTCATCGTTATTGACGGAGGCAAAGGACAACTAAATGCCGCCCTGAAAAGCCTTGAAAAGCTGAACCTGAGAGGAAAGATCACCCTCATCGGCATCGCCAAGAAGCTGGAAGAGATCTATTTTCCCAATGACCCTTATCCCATTTATCTCGACAAAACCTCAGAATCCCTCAAAATCATCCAGCACCTGCGCGATGAAGCCCACCGCTTCGGCATCACCCACCACCGCAAAAAGCGCCAGAATGAAACCCTGACAACCGAACTCACCTCCATCCCCGGCATCGGCCCCGTCATCGCCGAAAAACTCCTTAAAGAATTCAAATCCGTAAAACGCATCCGCGAAGCCGGCCCCGAAGAACTGACCAGGATCATCGGGAAAGCAAAAGCAGAGGTGGTGGTGAAGGCTTTAAAAATGTAAGGGTTTAGT includes:
- the uvrC gene encoding excinuclease ABC subunit UvrC is translated as SLKKRVGSYFNRDSQMTGKLLVRVKKIADIRHTVTSSELDARLLENNLIKEHQPRYNIQLKDDKTFPWICIKKEPFPRVFPTRNVVHDGSEYYGPYASVKLMNVLLELIRQLYPLRTCKLNLTQSNIEKKKFRVCLQYHIGNCKGPCVGFQSKEEYDAGIGEIRQIIRGNTHQVILRLKELMQEYSAAMEFEKAHIVKEKLELLEGYRSKSTIVNPKISNVDVFSYVDDDRSAYLNYLRVVNGAIVQVHTVEVKKKLDEAPADILAHVITGLRLRFGSDSTEIIVPFDPEMDLPGVSFHIPQRGDKKELLDLSQRNATYYRLEKMKQLQLVDPERHSKRVMEQLRKDLRMQEQPVHIECFDNSNIQGKHAVAAMVCFRNAKPDKKEYRHFNIRTVEGPDDFASMEEIVYRRYKRLLEENKPLPQLIVIDGGKGQLNAALKSLEKLNLRGKITLIGIAKKLEEIYFPNDPYPIYLDKTSESLKIIQHLRDEAHRFGITHHRKKRQNETLTTELTSIPGIGPVIAEKLLKEFKSVKRIREAGPEELTRIIGKAKAEVVVKALKM